In a genomic window of Akkermansia massiliensis:
- a CDS encoding YdcF family protein: MTPEEAIEILWEYHHVKQELRPADLIFILGSNDVRVAEYAAELYARKLAPLLLFSGGMGRFTGEWAVPEAELFAEAAMKKGVPEDRILIENKSTNTGENVRFSRTILKKAGIPDPASLIALQKPYMERRTLATLQAQWPEAQVAVSSPPVTFREYLTPELPRELVVSAMVGDFQRILEYPRRGFSTEQPVTPEAMEAFRTLVEAGYDSQLLKDVPLPWNS, translated from the coding sequence ATGACTCCGGAAGAAGCGATAGAAATTTTGTGGGAATACCATCATGTGAAGCAGGAGCTGCGCCCGGCGGACCTCATCTTCATCCTTGGCAGCAATGACGTGCGGGTGGCGGAATATGCGGCGGAACTCTATGCTCGGAAGCTGGCTCCCCTCTTGCTCTTTTCCGGCGGGATGGGGCGTTTTACAGGGGAATGGGCCGTGCCGGAAGCGGAACTCTTTGCTGAGGCGGCCATGAAAAAGGGAGTGCCGGAAGACCGTATCCTCATTGAAAATAAATCTACCAACACCGGGGAAAACGTCCGCTTTTCCCGTACAATCCTGAAAAAGGCCGGCATCCCGGACCCTGCCAGCCTCATTGCCCTGCAAAAACCGTACATGGAGCGGCGTACGCTGGCTACGCTCCAGGCCCAGTGGCCGGAAGCGCAGGTGGCGGTCAGCTCCCCTCCCGTCACTTTCCGGGAATACTTGACCCCGGAACTGCCGCGGGAGCTGGTTGTCTCCGCCATGGTGGGGGACTTCCAGCGGATACTGGAATACCCCAGGCGCGGTTTTTCCACGGAACAACCTGTGACTCCGGAGGCGATGGAAGCCTTCCGCACGCTGGTGGAAGCTGGATATGACTCCCAGCTGCTCAAGGATGTGCCTCTCCCCTGGAATTCTTGA